The nucleotide window GGAAATTGTGGATTTGACTTTGTGAagagaagcagaagaagaagattttcgTAAGGGATTCATAATTAGATTCCTGAACCAAACCATAACTGAGTTGCTGTGTTTGGGAGCTGCTTCTCCGGTTATTTTGGACAGAAAGAGTTACGTCCACAaagtttgtttgagttttgttctGCTTGTTGCGAGGGATGGATGGAATTAATTACGTGTCAGTCGTTGTGCGTGCCACATTCCATTTTCGGCACGTGATGCCACGTCGACCTGGATTGCAGTCCCTTAAGCTTAGGCCCAAGCTGTTTTATTAGGCCCTTGTTAAATGCACGCTGTGATTTTAATCAGGACCGTTATATTTGGttgaataaaaattgtatacataattttattatcattttaatataaattaataatatgattattgaaaaattaattggatatttaaaagcaaaataaataaataaagtcagggaatatttttatttatttgtggaaagatatatatgtaaaaaGCTCCCTCACTAAGCAAAAGGAGAGCATATATACACATGCATATTATATATCTTCTTAATATATGTAAGGCAAATTAGCATGACAAAACTAGCATGGATCTCAGCTTTTACGGCCACCACCGCCTCCTCCTTTGTTCCTACTAGGATCGTGGCCACGGTTGGCTGATGGCTCGCCGTAATCATCAACACTCACGCCCATCAAGGACCTTCCCACCACTTCATCAATATTGTTATTCCCTGTGTCAAGTAAGCCCATATTAACATTTTCAGCGAAGTTGCATATGTAGAGGAACCAAAGTTGTCTGTTACGAAAATACAGGAGCAGTTGGTAGTAAGATTGAAACATCTATGCGACCAAATGGAAGGAATCCAGCTGACTGATTGCTTAAAGTAcacacaaaaattaataataactgTGCTTTTGGATTCTACTAATTCATATCAAGTTCACAACTCCTAAAAAAAGTGCAGTTCTTGTAAAGAAAGCACTGCTTAATTAAGTATAACTTAATGGCTGcataaactctaaaattcaCGAACCCTAATTACTTTGGCTGGCCGGCTGAAGAGATATATACTCTTGAACGAAAAAACAATTTGGTTTGATAAGGGTTTTCTGATACCACAAGAAATGCAACagaaggaaaacaaaaacaaacctgAAAGTGAAATGAAGTTACGTGCAGAAGACAACATGGCAAAGGCAAGCAGAAGGCACAAACATAGCCTCACTTTCAGCGccatatttctctctctcttattaTTCTTTCTGTGTTGAACTCTTGCAATGGAGACAGTCAGATCAGGATCCTCTATTTATAGGGAATGTTGAGAGTTGacgtttatttatatatttgcataTCGTGGGTGCGAGTTCGACTCACAGACACATGAAGAGTGATCTCTTGAATGCGAATGCATCTCAGCCGTTCAACGTATTAGTCAACTCGTTGTTGTCGCTTCTTTTCACAGAAAAGGAGCCAGGCTTTTGTCCTCAAGagtcataataaataaaagaaatcatatCGCTCCGGTttgaagattttgataattgataagTATGTGCTTGACAAAAACTAATCCATCggaaataaaattgataaaatattaaaatttttaagataaaaatttagattcaaatctttattatatttataaaatctgaatttaataattataaatctaattattatattttaaatttatctatctaaCACGGATGAATCtctatatcataaaatatataattattaaacaatttagtaataatttttttcaatatctgTGCACTCTTTTGTTTCCACTTGGAAAagcaataattttgattttataaggTAACCTCAACTTGGCAcaacttgaatattttttaatcttaattgatTAACACAAATGACGAGCCAGCTTAATCGTTATTTCAGAGTTTAtgacatgatatatataatgTCATGTGTGTACTTTCCTTTTTGGGTAATTTGGTTCATCGTACCTGCCATTATTCGAGCATACggtcaaaaaataattatatttttagggGACTTATGATTAAATGTTCTTGTTAACTCCACGATTAGCAGTAGTAGTAATGTTGAAACTTCAGCAGGCGAAAGTGAAATCTGAGTTCACAGAAACGCCACTTTTGGCCACCAATCAATCAAATTGGTCAAACCATTTGTTGGGAGACAGGAGTACAGGTTTCCTTTCACAAATTAAAAGTCAATGCCATTTGGAatggaataaaatttatttatgcaaaTTGATGTAacagtatataattttttttttaaaattatatgaataaatttgtataatttatttatttaatattactccccaagattttattttatgaatattagGATCACAGGCTGAATATGCCATCAGCAAGCCTTTTAACTCCCACCACAGAAGAGAATCGAACAGTTTGTGCTGTTTTTATTTGACTTGCACCATTGTGAGTCTATGACTAGTAAATACCAGAATAGGAATATATATATTCCTGTATCAAAGTCAAATATAATGGAAACGTCTCTCTCTCTTCTACCCaccaaataaaattaacattgcTTCATTCATGCAAGGCTTAGACTAGAGGCACTAAGATTTAGTGCATTGCAGCCACTAGAGGGAAAAGAACCAAGGTCTCCGGTGACATTTGGACAACTTCAGTACCATGAATATGCAAATGCAAACCCATGTTTCATGGCAAAAACTTTTCAATGTCTGCCAAACAATGAAAAGCTAAAAATGTGACTTCAAAATTCTTGAACAGAATAAACACATCAATCAAGAGTAATTTCCAGGAAGAAAGATGTCAGAGAAACTGAAAATTGCACTACTAAATGTACTCAGTCACAAAGCATGAACAATACTTTAAGCAAATACCATCCATAAAATGATAATCATCTCATGTGCTATTGAGATCTTTTGCATACTAATCTGAAGACACAAATATTTTGACCATATTGAATTTATGCTTAAGAACTGCTGAGATTAATTCAAATACAGTCAAAACCCATTAGAATAAACTTGGTGTTTCTCCATAGTCAATAAATTTGTAAGATTAGTCACTCCTACAACAGCAAACTTGGGAGTGAAAACAATTGCCTGATTTAAAATCTGTTATCACCAAGTATCTTACATTAGGGCGACAAACAGCACTTGCAGCAGAAATGATTATATGCGATCATCATCTTTTCTTAAAACCATATTTCTTACGCTCATAAAATAGGTCTGTTTTGGCACTCCCCAAATTGACAATTTTGGGACAGCCATCTCTGTCTTTTTCTTGCTGCGTACACTCTTTGCAGTAGTAGGCATCAGAGATTCCCACTCCTCCACAGATAACACATCGACCCTGAAAGGACCCATAGTTGCATTCATCGCAAACTCGCACAAGTGTGCAAGGACGCACATATGAGTCACAAATCACACACTTCCCATCACACTTCTCACAAAGCCTTCCAATAGCAATGCCTGGCTGCTTCCTACACATAATCAAATCTGGATGATGCTTGGCCATGTTTTGTACAATACAGTACTAGTTCCTATATGTCCTGTGACCTGCAGATATACATCCCCAACCAACAGAATCAGCGAGACAAAAATTTTATCAGCAATGCAGTTGTATTTTAACCAACGAACAAGGCcgaaatacaaacaaaataacacaaaaacaTTGCAAAAAGCAAATTACAAATCGGTGTCGTCTTTATGAAACTAAGAACCAAAGGTAAAACATTAACCAAACAATAAATTCAACTGCATCAATCATTTGAGATTCATCATATATACTAAATCATTAAGCCTGGTCAAAACAtgtatttttcttaaaaaaaaaaaaaagaaatgtagTTGACCATACAATAAAGGGATAGACAATGCTGAATGAAAATCCATATAACAAAGAAAACTTATCCTTTGCTTCTCTATGGACACAAGACTGATACAATTAGAAACAAGGTCAAAGTTTACATGCTATGAACTGAAGCAGCAACACTAATTCCTAGAATTATCTATTTGATATACaattaagtgaaaatatatcTCTATCCTTTATAAAACTGGGTAAACTTCATTCACCTCCATAGGTAAACTCCCCAGTTCCAAATATAGCAATAGAGACCTCAGAAAACTTTCAGGGTAAGTCTATGGTAGTATTCAAAATCACTTGAGAATCTTCTGATGAGTTTCAAAGCAACGGGCTGTCTCTGAGTTTCGGTCAAATCTTTAAGGAGAATGAATAGGAACAATCAAGCAGAAAAGACACATTCTTAAGCTTAAAGAAAGGAGACAAGAATGACTCAAcccctagaaaaaaaaaaggactagAGATTAAAATACCTGGTAGTCTCAACACTACAAGACTCACCCAAAAATACTTATCCATATTCTCTTCAACTTACCTGagctaaattataaaaaaaaaaatctcatccaTTCAATAAtactagaaaaataaagaactgCAAACATCTCTCCATTAAAGTCAGTTTCTTGTCAGTAGAACATGATCATGAGCTACAACAATTAACAAACATGTTATAGTATTTTCCATTCAagcattcaaaatttttcatagtTAGAGAAGCCTGAAGTtcaattaaatcaaaa belongs to Mangifera indica cultivar Alphonso chromosome 2, CATAS_Mindica_2.1, whole genome shotgun sequence and includes:
- the LOC123197659 gene encoding protein PSY3-like — translated: MALKVRLCLCLLLAFAMLSSARNFISLSGNNNIDEVVGRSLMGVSVDDYGEPSANRGHDPSRNKGGGGGGRKS
- the LOC123205979 gene encoding PHD finger-like domain-containing protein 5A, with amino-acid sequence MAKHHPDLIMCRKQPGIAIGRLCEKCDGKCVICDSYVRPCTLVRVCDECNYGSFQGRCVICGGVGISDAYYCKECTQQEKDRDGCPKIVNLGSAKTDLFYERKKYGFKKR